A portion of the Gossypium arboreum isolate Shixiya-1 chromosome 8, ASM2569848v2, whole genome shotgun sequence genome contains these proteins:
- the LOC128279401 gene encoding uncharacterized protein LOC128279401, protein MEAFLSQFTFLSDQALQGNKNFDPSAMEDLMKLFEIESYKAWAALELEEEKQVKGAEITMQQAEDYFDSVMETAVDEFRRFEEEMEREAKAELSGVDDTTEKVKKMGDLMEKGANIASKLYVEAAMKSTGFNGLLPNKVHPS, encoded by the coding sequence ATGGAAGCTTTCCTCTCTCAATTCACTTTCCTCTCAGATCAAGCTTTACAAGGCAACAAGAATTTCGATCCATCCGCCATGGAAGACCTAATGAAGCTTTTCGAGATCGAATCTTACAAAGCATGGGCAGCTTTGGAGCTAGAGGAAGAAAAACAAGTGAAAGGAGCTGAAATAACCATGCAACAAGCAGAGGATTATTTTGACTCAGTCATGGAAACCGCCGTGGATGAGTTCAGGAGATTCGAGGAAGAAATGGAACGCGAGGCAAAAGCTGAACTCAGTGGTGTTGATGATACTACTGAGAAAGTTAAAAAAATGGGGGATTTGATGGAAAAAGGTGCAAACATTGCGTCTAAATTGTATGTTGAAGCTGCTATGAAATCTACAGGTTTTAATGGACTTTTACCTAACAAGGTTCATCCTTCATGa